In Ruminiclostridium josui JCM 17888, the genomic window TTGACATTGCAGGCCTAGAAATGCTGCTTCCATTAATAACAGGTGCTTCAGTTGTAATCGCAGGAAGAGATGAAGTAATTGACGGAGAAAAACTTATATCATTAATGGAGAAACATGATATTTCTATTATGCAGGCAACCCCTGCCACATGGAGAATGCTTGTGGAAGCAGGATGGCAGGGATGCAGCAATCTTAAAATACTCTGCGGAGGAGAAGCACTGCCAAGAGATTTAGCAAATGAGCTCATGGACAGATGTTCCTGCTTATGGAATGTATATGGACCTACTGAGACTACAATATGGTCTACCATGATGCACTTGGATTCAAAAGTAGGGCCGGTATCCATTGGAAAGCCTATTGCAAATACAACGGTATATATACTTGATAATGAAATGAATCCAACTCCTGTAGGGGTTCCGGGAGAACTATATATAGGTGGAGCAGGCCTTGCCAGAGGATATTTAAAGCTTCCTCAATTGACCCAAGAAAAATTTGTACCCAACCCATTCAGCAGAGAGGAAGGCTCCAGACTATATAAAACAGGAGATATTGTCAGGTTTATGCCTGATGGAAATATAGAGTTTGTAGGCCGTGAGGATCATCAGGTCAAAATACGAGGTTTTAGAATTGAACTGGGTGAGATAGAGACACTTTTAAACAAAAATTCTTTGATAAGTCAAAGTGTAGTTGTATGCAGAGAAATATTTACGGGAGAAAAAGCTATTATAGCCTATGTAATCCCAAAGACAATGGAAATAGATACTGGTAGCTTAAGGGCCTATCTTAGGGAAAGATTGCCTGATTATATGATACCTTCATATTTTGTTAAGCTTGATTCTTTCCCAATGACACCAAACAAAAAAATAGACAGAAAAGCTCTGCCAATACCTGAAAAAACTACTTCTAGCTCAAACTCAGATATGATAAAGCCGTCAAATGGGGTACAACAAACGGTATCAGATATCTGGAAAGAAGTTCTTGGCAGAGAAAACATAGGGCTTAATGAAAACTTCTTTGACTTGGGAGGACACTCACTCCTTTTGGCAAAAGTACGTAGTAAAATAGCCAAAACTATGAATATAGATTTACAAGTTATTGATTTATTTAAATATCCTACAGTCAACACACTGTCAGAATATCTGGAAGAGAGGTTGGGCAAAAAAACAACTGCTATACACAGCAAAAAAATTATGCCTGAAACGGCTTCTTTACAAAGCAATGATATAGCTGTAATAGGAATGAGTGCAAGAGTGCCGGGTGCAAGGAATTTAGATGAGTTCTGGACAAATCTCTGTAAGGGTAAGGAATCAATAACTCATTTCAGTGACCAAGAGATAATAGCAGAGGGAGTTGCACCCGAACTATTAAAAAAACCGGAATATGTGAAGGCTTGGGGTGTTTTAGAGGACGCTGACAAATTTGATGGACAGTTTTTCGGATTTAATCCAAGGGAAGCGGAAATACTGGATCCTCAGCAGAGAATATTCCTTGAAGAAGCATGGAAGGCGATAGAGGATGCAGGCTGTGATTCAGAAAGGTTCAACGGAGCAATAGGAACTTTTGCCAGCGTAGGAATGAATACATATATAAAATATCTATCAGAAGACAGCGACTATGGTAATGTTGCAAACAATTACCAGATAATGATAAATAACGATAAAGATTTTCTTGCCACCAGAGTAGCTTACAAGCTAAATCTGGAAGGCCCCGGAATAACTGTTCAGACAGCCTGCTCATCTTCCATGGTTGCGGTACATCTTGCTTGCAGGAGCCTTTTGAATAAAGAGTGTGATATGGCTCTGGCTGGAGGCGTAAGTATACGGTTTCCGCAAAAAACAGGTTATCTGTATCAAGAAGGAATGATACTGTCACCTGATGGACATTGCAGAGCCTTTGACGAAAAAGCACAAGGTACTGTAGGCGGGAACGGAGCCGGAGTAGTTGTTCTAAAAAGGCTGGAGGATGCCATAGCACAGGGGGATAATATCTGTGCAGTAATAAAGGCAACTGCAGTCAACAATGACGGCTCTCTGAAAGTAGGTTATACTGCTCCCAGAATTGAAGGTGAAGCGGCAGTTATTGCAAAGGCACAGGAATTAGCCGGAGTAAGTCCTGAAACAATTACATATATTGAAGCCCATGGAACAGGGACACCACTTGGAGATCCTATAGAAATAGAAGCACTGGAAAAGGTGTTCAGTGAAAAAACTGACAAGAAAAATTATTGTGCAATTGGTTCAGTCAAAACAAATATAGGCCATTTGGATGCGGCATCAGGGGTAATAGGCCTTATAAAAACTGTTCTTGCCCTTAAGAATGCTAAAATACCCCCAAGCATCAATTTTAATAAGCCTAATCCAAAGTGTAATTTTAAAGACGGACATTTCTATGTAAATGCAAAACTCTCCGAATGGAAAACTGACGGGATACCCCGAAGAGCAGGAGTAAGCTCATTTGGAATCGGAGGTACAAATGCACATGCAGTTTTAGAAGAAGCACCATCAAAAAGAAAGGTAACTCCTGTAAAATCAAGAAATTTATTGATATTTTCAGCTAAAACTCCAAGTGCATTAAAGAAAATAACATTAAACTTTGCATTACATTTAAAAGAAAATCCTAATATAGATATGAACGATGCAGCATACACACTGAAGCTAGGTCGAAGAGAGTTTGAATACAGGTGCTTACTTGTTTGTGACACTAGAGAAGAAGCCATAGAAGCTATAGAAAATGATAAGTTAATATATGCAGGCCATATAAAGAAGGACATAAGTTATAATCCGGAAAAATTGAAGGAGTATACAGAGGAAGAACTGGGGATTTTCTGGCTGCAAGGTGAAAAAATAGATTGGATAAGTTTATATGAAGGGAAGAATAGAAGCAAGATTAGTCTTCCAGTGTATCCCTTTGAAGGTCAATCCTTTTGGGCAAAATCAAAAAAATCAGAAAGTAAGAATATTAATGAATATTTTTACGCACCTATATGGAAACAAACAGTTTACAATATTTCATCAGAGGTGACACTGCCTGAAAATATAAAATTCATACTGGTACTAGCTAAAGAAAATAACTTTGAAAATAAATTTATAGAGTTGTTAAAAGAATCAGGGGCAAATGTCATTGTAGCTAATCCAAAACAGCAGCAGGACTATGATATATTGCTGACAGAACTGAAAAATCAAGGTAAAGTACCGGACAGAATTATAAATATGCTGGGAATTTCCAATAAAAACAGAGGCAAGGACCTTTTCTACAGTATGCTGTTTCTTGCAAAAGCATTGGGAAAGCAGTCGTTGAATAAAGAAATTAATACTATTGTTCTCACAAACAGTATGCAAAAGGTGTTCGGTGAATCAGTCCTGTATCCTGAAAAAGCTTTGGTACTAGGTCCTTGTAGAGTAATTCCAAAAGAATATGAAAATATCAAGTGTAGAAGTGTGGATTTTATACTTTGTGAAAATGACAGTCCATTTGAAAGGGAGCTTTTGGAGCAGCTTTTGAATGAAGCCTATAGTGACTCTGGGGATACAACAGTAGCGTACAGAGGAGAAAGCCGATTAATTCAAAGCTTTGATAAAATGGAAATCCAAAATACGCAAAAGCCTGTACTTCAAATAAAGAATAAAGGAACTTATCTCATAACAGGGGGATTGGGCGGAATCGGACTGGCTTTGGCAGAATACTTTGCTGAGACAGAAAAAGTAAATTTTGTCCTTGTTGGACGCTCATCATTCCCTGACATTGAAAAGTGGAATGATTGGTTAAAGGAGAAGGGAGAAAATGACCCAATTTCCACAAAAATAAGAACCTTAAAAAGAATAAAAGAACTTGGCTCAGAAATTCTCATTTACCGTGGAAATGTTGACAATATGGAAGAAATGATAAGTATACGTCAGCAGGTACAGAATTGCTTTGGCAGCATTGACGGTGTAATTCATGCAGCAGGAAATCCCGGAGGAGGCATGATACAGATAAAGGAAGAGAGCTTTGTGGAAAATGTATTTGCACCAAAAGTTACGGGAACACAGGTACTGTATGAGGTACTAAAGGACTGCAAGTTGGATTTCTTTATTATGAGTTCATCCCTTAACTCCATAACAGGAGGTTTTGGACAAGTAGATTACAGTGCAGCTAATAATTTTATGGATGCATTTGCAACTGCCCATGACTCTAGATACGGAACACGCTTTGTATCAATCAACTGGGACAGATGGCCCGGAGTAGGTATGGCCAAGGATAATAAAGTTCTTAGAAATTCCGATACAAAGCCGATTCATCCATTGCTGGAAAGAAAGATATCTGAATCTTCGGATAAAGTCATATATTTATCACGATTCAATCCTAAAAAGGACTGGGTGCTACGTGAACATCTTGTGATGGGTATTCCTACAATAGCAGGAACTACATATATTGAAATGGCTAGAGCTGCTTATGCAGATATAAATGGAGATACACCAGTTGAATTATCAGATGTTACCTTTTTAACTCCAATGGCAGTTAGAGAGGATGAAGAACAGGACGTTTTGACAATATTGAAAAAAAAGGTTGGACATTATGAATTCAAAATAATTAGCAGACTTCATTCAAATGTGGCAGAGAATCCATGGAGAGAACATGCACATGGAAAGATTTTAGCTGCAATTGATTCGGAATATAAACAGATTGATATTTCTGAATCAGCAGACATATTTAATAAAGAAAAATTTGAAAACATTAATAAAGATATTAAAGAATTTATAACTTTCGGGGACAGGTGGAGGACACTGAAAAGGTTTGGCTTCCATGGGACAAAAGGAATTGCAGAGATAGAACTGTCCCCGGAATTTATAGATGATTTAAAGTACTTTAATATACATCCTTCACTTTTGGATGTTGCGACCGGTTCGGTTAGACTAACATCCAAAAGAAATTTTCTTCCTGTTTCATACGAGAAGATAATTGTAAAACAAAAACTGCCTGAAAAAATTTATGCAAATATAACATTAAAGGACGAATACAATTCACCAAATGAAATAATAACCTGCGATATTGATGTATTGGATGAAAAAGGTGTACAGCTCATTGAAATAAAGAATTTCTCAATGAGACAAATTTCGGAAGAGAATAGTGAAAACATCAAAAACAGAAGTCGGAGTTCAAATTCTTTTACGGAAGACATACAAGTATATGACAGCTTAATTAGTAGCTCAAACAGAGACAATATTATGGACTCGGGATTGACAGTAGACGAAGGAAGAAAAGCCTTTGAAAAAATACTGTCAGGACAGTATTTTAACAACCAGGTTATTGTATCAACCAAAGAGATTAAAGAAGCTATTGCAAACGCAGGTTATATAAATAAAAAAAGTAATATGGTTGCTGAAAAGGATGAACAAAAATCACTGCATCCAAGGCCTGACCTTCCAAATGCATATTCTGCGCCAAAAAGCGAGGCTGAAAAAAGGCTTGTGCAGATATGGCAAAACCTTCTTGGCATAGATGGGGTAGGAATACATGATGAGTTTTTTGCACTGGGAGGAGATTCTCTCCTTTTGGTACAACTGCACACAAATATCAAAGAAGTATTTACTACGGATTTAGCCGTTGTTGATTTATATAAATACAATACAATAGCACTTCTGGCTTCAAAGCTTGAGGGTGAAAACCATCAGAATGAAAAGCCAAGCTTTAAACGAATAAATGAAAGAGTCAGCAAACAGCAGGAAAGACTGAAGCAAAGAAAGCAAAGGATGATGATAAAGAGGGGGGAGAAACAGTAATGAGTAATTTTGAAGAAAATGACTCCTTGGATGGTGCAATAGCCATAATAGGTATGGCAGGCCGCTTCCCAGGGGCTAATAATACGGAGGAGTTCTGGGAAAATCTTTATAATGGTGTGGAGTCTGTAAAATTTTTCAAACATGATGACCTTGTAAAGATGGGTATAGACGAACATCTGCTGGATAATCCAAAATTTGTTGCAGCTGACGCTATTTTGGACGGAATGGATATGTTTGATGCCGAGTTTTTTGATTATTCTGCAAGAGAAGCAGAAATTATGGATCCACAGCACCGCTTGTTTCTTGAGAGTGCATGGGAGGTACTTGAAAGTGCTGGATATAATTCTGATTTGTATGACGGACGAATAGCAGTCTATGCCAGTGCAAACCTAAGCGGATACATGGTAAGAAACCTGTATTCCAATCCAGAACTGGTTGAAAGTCTGGGTTCCTTCAAAATAATGATAGCAAACGGACAGGATTTCCTTGCAACAAAGGTGTCCTATAAAATGAACCTTATGGGGCCAAGTGTAAATGTCAACACTCTTTGCTCATCATCTATGGTAGCAGTTCATTATGCCTGTCAGAGTCTTAACAACTTTGAATGTGATATTGCTATGGCGGGAGGCGTCAGCTTTCAAGTGTCAAGAAATGAGGCATTCTTTTATCAAGAAGGCGGTATAGGTTCTGCAGATGGACACTGTCGTGCCTTTGACTCCAAAGCCAATGGAACGGTAAGCGGAAGCGGACTGGGCATTTTAGCATTAAAAAGACTTGAGGATGCAATTGCTGACGGAGATTATATACATGCAATTATAAAAGGAACAGGCATTAATAATGACGGTTCTTCAAAAAACAGCTATACTGCTCCAAATGTAGACGGTCAGGCTGAATGTATTGCTGAGGCTATAGAAATGTCAGGTGTCAATCCTGAAACAATTACATACATAGATGCTCACGGAACAGGAACAAACCTGGGAGACCCTATTGAAATAGCTGCTTTGACCAAGGCATTCAGAGCATATACAGATAAAAAGGAGTTCTGTGCAATAGGTTCGGTAAAAACAAATATAGGTCATCTAGTAAATGCCGGCGGTGTGGCTAGTATGATAAAAACAATACTAGCAATGAAACACAGGATAATACCGGCAAGCCTGAATTTCCAGGAGCCAAACCCTAAGATAGACTTTGTAAACAGTCCATTTTATGTAAATAGCGAGCTTTCAAAATGGGAAACAGAAGGTTTTCCACTAAGAGCAGGTGTCAGCTCATTTGGAATCGGAGGCACTAATACACATGTTATTTTGGAGGAAGCTCCTGACGTCCAACCATCGGAAAAATCAAAAAGACCTTATCAGTTGATTTCACTATCAGCAAAGACAGAAACAGCACTTGAAAAAATGACACAAAACCTTGTTGAACATATAAATAAGAATCCTGACTTAAATTTAGCTGATATAGCATTTACACATCATGTAGGTAGAAGAAGCTTCAATCACCGTAGAATTGTAGTTTGTAAAGACCTTATAGATTTAAAAGAGAAATTAAATAATTCCGCCAGTTGTAATGTTATCTCGTACTTTCAGAAACACAAGAACAGGCCGGTTGTATTTATGTTTCCAGGAGATGTTAAATACGTAAATGAGTGGGGCGAATTGTACAAGACTGAAGAAAAGTTCAGAAAAACTGTGGATTACTGTGCCGACTATCTAGTGTCCATTTTGGGTATTGATATAAGAACTTTACTGAATTCAGACAGGACTGCAAATGAAAACAACATTGAAAGATCATTAACTTTTGTTGCACAGTATTCGATGGCAAAACTCCTTATAGAGTCAGGTTTAAAACCTGAAAGTATGATAGGGGAAGGTGCAGGAGAATATGTTGCCGCATGTATTTCTGAAGTATTGAGCCTTGAAGATGTATTGAGAATTACTGCTTCCGAAGATAAAGATTTTCCGGAAATTCTAGGGGAAGTCACATTAAATGTACCACAAATACCATTTGTATCGTCTATGAGGGGAAAATGGATGGATGATTCCTTGGCAACAAGTACGGATTACTGGTTACAACAGCGCAACAGCAATTTTTCAGCCCAAGGCTTGCAGGAAATTCTTTCTGATGATGAAAGGATTTTTGTTGAAATCGGTAATGGTAAAAGGTTTTTAGCAGAAGCCGGAACTTCTTTGATTTCAGTTCAGATTGAAAACAAAAGTTCCTCTGAGGCATTTATAGAATGTATGGGAAAGGTCTGGGTTTACGGGGCAAAAGTTGATTGGAATAAATTCTATGAAGAAGAAAAGAGGCACCGTATTCCACTGCCTACATATCCATTTGAAAGACAGCGATATTGGATTGAACCTGGTGTAAGAACTGATAAGAAAAGGGAGCAGGAGTTCCCGGTTTCTGATAAATCCGAAATAGATGAGAAGTTGCTTGCGAAATCCAGTAAAGCAAGCATTTCCGTATCTATAGAGCTGGATGAAGACACATTAGGCTCAGAAACACATGCCCCTAAGATAAATCAAATAGAAGAAATGCTTTTGTTCAAAGAAAAACTTGAAAAATTATGCTCTGAATTTGAAGGGAAAATAAAAGTTTCACCTCTGTTGTTAAAGAGTTCAGAAAAACTCTCTGAGAGTAATTTGGACAGCTCTGAAAAGCTTAGCAAAAGGCCTCGTCCCGATTTGGATGTACCTTATGTGGAACCTTCAAGTGAGGTTGAAAAAATAATTGCGGAGCACTGGAAGAAGGTTCTTGGCTTTGAAAAACTGGGAATACACGACGATTTCTTTGAGCTTGGGGGCCATTCACTGATTGCTGCCGCCGTTGCATCAGATTTAAGTAAGGTATTCAATATTCAGATACCAATGACCAAGCTTTTGGAGGCTACAACAATTGCCGAGGTTGCAGAAATGGTTGAAACCTTCCGTTGGGCTATACAGGGAGAAGGAGAGGCAGCAGCTGCTGAAGAGGAAATGGAAGGCGGAACAATATAATTTTAGGAGGTGGTTAAAGTGTCTGTAATGCAATTTCTGTCAAGACTGCGTAATATGGGAGTAAATTTATGGTTGGATAAGGGTCAATTAAAGTATAAGGCTCCAAAAGGAGTAGTAAATAAAGCATTACTATCTGAAATATCTGAAAACAAGGATGATATAATAGAATTTCTTAAAAAATTAAAAATGGAAGCAAGTTCCAATGATGATCAAATTCCGCAGGCTCCTAGAGACGGCATAACAGAATTTCCACTCTCCTATTCACAGCAGTCCATGTGGTTTTATGATCAGCTTATAAAAGGAAATCCTGCTTTTAATATATCAAATGCTGTAAAAATAACAGGTAAACTCAATATTGATGCTATTGAAAATGCAATAAATGAACTGGTAAGAAGACATGAAGCCTTGAGGACTACTTTCAGAAGTATTGCTGGGAATCCTGTTCAGGTTGTAAAAGCAGAAATAAAAGCAGAGCTTTGCAAAACATATTTAGAGAATTCTATTGAAGAAGTCCGGCTTAAAGACCTTTTAAAAGAAGAAGCAAGACGGGTATTTGATCTGGAGACAGGCCCCTTATTCCGCTTTCACTTATTTATACTTGGTGAAGAAGAATATGTATTAACAATGATAATACACCATATAATATCCGACGGCTGGTCAAATACGGTATTGGTTGGAGAGTTGTTTACTTTATATAAAATGAGTGTACAGGGTGTGGGGCAGACATTACCGCTGCCATCACTACAATTTGTAGATTATGCATGCTGGGAAAAAAATAGGCTGCAGGGAGAGTTGTTGGAAAATTTGTTAGACTACTGGGAAAAACAGCTGGCAAATACCAGTACACTAAAACTTCCTCTAGATCGTGAAAGAACAACAGTGCGTGCTTTTGAGGGCGGATATGAGCCTGTGATAATACCCGTTGAACTTACAAAAAAAATAAATACAATTTGTAAAAATAGAAGCGTTACCCAGTTCATATTTATTCTTGCTGCTTTTAAAACTTTGCTTTACAGGTATTCGGGACAGAAGGATATTTGCATAGGTACTGTTGTAGCAAACAGAAACAGAAAAGAGATTGAGAGTGCAGTGGGATTTTTTATGAATACTCTTGCATTGCGTACCCAAATTGAAGGGGACAGCTGTTTTACGGAGGTACTAGAAAGAGTAAAGAAAACCACCTATGATGCATTTACGTATCAGGAACTTCCTTTTGATAAGATGGTGGAGGAGCTGAAACCACCCAGAGAGGATGGAGTAAATCCTTTTTTCCAGGTTATGTTTATTCTTCAAAATACTCAAAAAGTGGACTTGGAGCTTCCAGGAGTAACAATGCAGCCTCTTGATATAGAAAGCGGTATGGCGCCATTTGACTTAAGGCTGCAACTTACTGAAACACAGGAAGGTTTAAGGGGCGGGTTTGACTATAACCTTTCAATTTTTGATTCCTCTACTATCAGAAGATTGGCAAAGCACTTAATTAAGACAATAGAATGTATAGTAGAAAATCAGGAGCAAAATATTACACAGCTTTCGATTTTTACTCAGGAAGACATTAAAAACATACATAAACTAAAAATAGCTGTTGCATCAACCTTTACAGCTGAGCCTGTTGAAGATTATATAAGTTGGTGGTGCAAGCAGTTTGGCATTAAGAATGAAGTAGTTTTTGCGCCCTACAATCAGGTTTTTCAGCAGCTATTGGATGAAACAAGCCTTATTTCTCTGAATGACGGTGTAAATATACTGCTTATTCGGTTTGAGGATTGGCTAAGAAACAATATGTCAGAGGATGCTGAGCAGATTAAAAAGCTTGAAGAGAACTATACCTATCTTTTAAGTACTTTGAAATCAAAAGCAAAAAGTAT contains:
- a CDS encoding non-ribosomal peptide synthetase yields the protein MYAFKTLVDLIVSRQNEKAKGITFILSETEEHFVSYGELYHGARSLLYSLQASGFKKGDEVIFQIDNNRQFMFAFWACILGGMIPVPVTTGTNDEHKLKLFKIWNILKNPKMLASSDFFARLKNFGDKNGLSEQVDIMQERTLSMENIGQTEYLGEIAEAQENDIAFIQFSSGSTGDPKGVIITHRNVLYDIGAVIRWVNINSEDSGLNWMPLTHDMGLIGTHIKDVIACINQYNIETQLFIRHPSLWIQKASEHKVTLLYSPNFGYKHFLTFFKPEVIKDWDLSSVRLIYNGAEPISYELCDEFLEKLSPYGLKRNSMYTVYGLAEGTIAVTFPRLGDEMRFITLDRNYLNIGDTVREVSKDDPRGCSFADEGYPIYDCNVRICDIDNNDVGENKIGYICIVGANVTSGYYNNEEATRKAITKDGWLNTGDLGFMRDGRLIITGRAKDVIFVKGQNYYSHDIERVAQEAEGIELGKIVAVGAFNEQIKSDELILFVLFKMKADKFIGTVRILKKLISERMGIEVSHVIPIKSIPKTTSGKVQRYKLRERYINGEFDNLKDEIELLLKTEADSRAIDLPENEIQAKLVGIWQEVLGVKKIGIKDNFFELGGDSLKATQTISRIREEFGVKLEQTSLFDNPVLNVFAEIVEKSDKITEDENRIQRLQEKGALPLSYAQQRIWFLDRLNENSSQYMLYTGLNIKGNLQYDLILKSFNTIIERHESLRTSFFEDDGQPVQTIREGVHMDLPLVNLTGIPSEMRREKAMALAKEEISCPFDLSKAPLIRGKLIQLEKDEYILVLAAHHIVFDGWSFKVLLKELETLYNSYLQNEDYVLPDLKITYSDYACWQIDRYKENTIQKQLVYWKEKLGGKLPVLELPFSKQRPTVQTYKGSNFHCSLSDELCEKLKRSAEQEGATLYMILLAAFKVLLFKYTGQEDIIIGSPVANRNRSELEPMIGFFTNNLVIRTAFSGNNSFRELLRNVRNVTLEAYSNQDVPFEKIVEELNLERDMSRNPLFQVFFNLQDTPVPEARLSGMSISSINIEGDTSRFDLSVDINDSGEGLEVNFEFNTDLFDAEYIKRMAGHYTYLLENLTENFETQINKFNILSSEESKTILEGWNNTHVDFESDLWIRLFEDKVSTNPLAVAVVKGDKQLSYSDLDTRANRLANYLVSQGVGPETIVGIYMERSIDMLTALVGVHKSGGAYLPMDPVFPKDRLEYMLDNAQVPIILTDTIIKDTLPLNKAKVICISEQWKEISEQSSEKPKNRATKDNLAYVIYTSGSTGNPKGVQIEHRALTNFLLSMGTSTNLSEKDRLLAVTTLSFDIAGLEMLLPLITGASVVIAGRDEVIDGEKLISLMEKHDISIMQATPATWRMLVEAGWQGCSNLKILCGGEALPRDLANELMDRCSCLWNVYGPTETTIWSTMMHLDSKVGPVSIGKPIANTTVYILDNEMNPTPVGVPGELYIGGAGLARGYLKLPQLTQEKFVPNPFSREEGSRLYKTGDIVRFMPDGNIEFVGREDHQVKIRGFRIELGEIETLLNKNSLISQSVVVCREIFTGEKAIIAYVIPKTMEIDTGSLRAYLRERLPDYMIPSYFVKLDSFPMTPNKKIDRKALPIPEKTTSSSNSDMIKPSNGVQQTVSDIWKEVLGRENIGLNENFFDLGGHSLLLAKVRSKIAKTMNIDLQVIDLFKYPTVNTLSEYLEERLGKKTTAIHSKKIMPETASLQSNDIAVIGMSARVPGARNLDEFWTNLCKGKESITHFSDQEIIAEGVAPELLKKPEYVKAWGVLEDADKFDGQFFGFNPREAEILDPQQRIFLEEAWKAIEDAGCDSERFNGAIGTFASVGMNTYIKYLSEDSDYGNVANNYQIMINNDKDFLATRVAYKLNLEGPGITVQTACSSSMVAVHLACRSLLNKECDMALAGGVSIRFPQKTGYLYQEGMILSPDGHCRAFDEKAQGTVGGNGAGVVVLKRLEDAIAQGDNICAVIKATAVNNDGSLKVGYTAPRIEGEAAVIAKAQELAGVSPETITYIEAHGTGTPLGDPIEIEALEKVFSEKTDKKNYCAIGSVKTNIGHLDAASGVIGLIKTVLALKNAKIPPSINFNKPNPKCNFKDGHFYVNAKLSEWKTDGIPRRAGVSSFGIGGTNAHAVLEEAPSKRKVTPVKSRNLLIFSAKTPSALKKITLNFALHLKENPNIDMNDAAYTLKLGRREFEYRCLLVCDTREEAIEAIENDKLIYAGHIKKDISYNPEKLKEYTEEELGIFWLQGEKIDWISLYEGKNRSKISLPVYPFEGQSFWAKSKKSESKNINEYFYAPIWKQTVYNISSEVTLPENIKFILVLAKENNFENKFIELLKESGANVIVANPKQQQDYDILLTELKNQGKVPDRIINMLGISNKNRGKDLFYSMLFLAKALGKQSLNKEINTIVLTNSMQKVFGESVLYPEKALVLGPCRVIPKEYENIKCRSVDFILCENDSPFERELLEQLLNEAYSDSGDTTVAYRGESRLIQSFDKMEIQNTQKPVLQIKNKGTYLITGGLGGIGLALAEYFAETEKVNFVLVGRSSFPDIEKWNDWLKEKGENDPISTKIRTLKRIKELGSEILIYRGNVDNMEEMISIRQQVQNCFGSIDGVIHAAGNPGGGMIQIKEESFVENVFAPKVTGTQVLYEVLKDCKLDFFIMSSSLNSITGGFGQVDYSAANNFMDAFATAHDSRYGTRFVSINWDRWPGVGMAKDNKVLRNSDTKPIHPLLERKISESSDKVIYLSRFNPKKDWVLREHLVMGIPTIAGTTYIEMARAAYADINGDTPVELSDVTFLTPMAVREDEEQDVLTILKKKVGHYEFKIISRLHSNVAENPWREHAHGKILAAIDSEYKQIDISESADIFNKEKFENINKDIKEFITFGDRWRTLKRFGFHGTKGIAEIELSPEFIDDLKYFNIHPSLLDVATGSVRLTSKRNFLPVSYEKIIVKQKLPEKIYANITLKDEYNSPNEIITCDIDVLDEKGVQLIEIKNFSMRQISEENSENIKNRSRSSNSFTEDIQVYDSLISSSNRDNIMDSGLTVDEGRKAFEKILSGQYFNNQVIVSTKEIKEAIANAGYINKKSNMVAEKDEQKSLHPRPDLPNAYSAPKSEAEKRLVQIWQNLLGIDGVGIHDEFFALGGDSLLLVQLHTNIKEVFTTDLAVVDLYKYNTIALLASKLEGENHQNEKPSFKRINERVSKQQERLKQRKQRMMIKRGEKQ
- a CDS encoding type I polyketide synthase, encoding MSNFEENDSLDGAIAIIGMAGRFPGANNTEEFWENLYNGVESVKFFKHDDLVKMGIDEHLLDNPKFVAADAILDGMDMFDAEFFDYSAREAEIMDPQHRLFLESAWEVLESAGYNSDLYDGRIAVYASANLSGYMVRNLYSNPELVESLGSFKIMIANGQDFLATKVSYKMNLMGPSVNVNTLCSSSMVAVHYACQSLNNFECDIAMAGGVSFQVSRNEAFFYQEGGIGSADGHCRAFDSKANGTVSGSGLGILALKRLEDAIADGDYIHAIIKGTGINNDGSSKNSYTAPNVDGQAECIAEAIEMSGVNPETITYIDAHGTGTNLGDPIEIAALTKAFRAYTDKKEFCAIGSVKTNIGHLVNAGGVASMIKTILAMKHRIIPASLNFQEPNPKIDFVNSPFYVNSELSKWETEGFPLRAGVSSFGIGGTNTHVILEEAPDVQPSEKSKRPYQLISLSAKTETALEKMTQNLVEHINKNPDLNLADIAFTHHVGRRSFNHRRIVVCKDLIDLKEKLNNSASCNVISYFQKHKNRPVVFMFPGDVKYVNEWGELYKTEEKFRKTVDYCADYLVSILGIDIRTLLNSDRTANENNIERSLTFVAQYSMAKLLIESGLKPESMIGEGAGEYVAACISEVLSLEDVLRITASEDKDFPEILGEVTLNVPQIPFVSSMRGKWMDDSLATSTDYWLQQRNSNFSAQGLQEILSDDERIFVEIGNGKRFLAEAGTSLISVQIENKSSSEAFIECMGKVWVYGAKVDWNKFYEEEKRHRIPLPTYPFERQRYWIEPGVRTDKKREQEFPVSDKSEIDEKLLAKSSKASISVSIELDEDTLGSETHAPKINQIEEMLLFKEKLEKLCSEFEGKIKVSPLLLKSSEKLSESNLDSSEKLSKRPRPDLDVPYVEPSSEVEKIIAEHWKKVLGFEKLGIHDDFFELGGHSLIAAAVASDLSKVFNIQIPMTKLLEATTIAEVAEMVETFRWAIQGEGEAAAAEEEMEGGTI